The Terriglobales bacterium genomic interval CCGCGGTTGGGCGGCCATCCATGAGAGCGACATGCTGCTGATTCCGGATCCGTCCTGGTACGCGATGGACCCCTTCACCGACCAGCCCACCCTGGTGATGGTGTGCGACGTCATCGATCCGGTGACCAAGCAGCGCTACGACCGCGATCCCCGCTACATCGCCAAGAAGGCGGAGCTGTACCTCAGCTCCACCGGGCTGGCGGATACCGCGTACTTCGGCGCCGAAGCCGAGTTCTTCATCTTCGACAACGTCCGCTTCGACCAGCGCGAGCAGCACGGCTTCTACTTCATCGACGCCGAGGAGGGGCGCTGGAACTCCGGCCGCGAGGCCAACAACCTGGGCTACCGGCCGCGTTACAAGG includes:
- a CDS encoding glutamine synthetase beta-grasp domain-containing protein, encoding MATPKEVLEFAKQNGAKLLDLRFTDIPGLWHHVSYPIDQLTEDSFEDGFGMDGSSIRGWAAIHESDMLLIPDPSWYAMDPFTDQPTLVMVCDVIDPVTKQRYDRDPRYIAKKAELYLSSTGLADTAYFGAEAEFFIFDNVRFDQREQHGFYFIDAEEGRWNSGREANNLGYRPRYK